One Peromyscus leucopus breed LL Stock chromosome 14, UCI_PerLeu_2.1, whole genome shotgun sequence genomic window carries:
- the LOC114688390 gene encoding disintegrin and metalloproteinase domain-containing protein 20-like, with protein MLSWTWGMKPVERPVTPRLPLLLVALWVLLLVPSHCFQGRPTWRFISSEVVIPQKETYHGKGFQPPGRLSYSLRFRGQRHTIHLRRKTLIWPRHLLLTTQDDQGALQMDYPFFPADCYYIGYLEGIPQSMVTLDTCYGGLDGVIMFDDLVYEIKPLNDSHRFEHFISQIVADSETVGPMNEWKHVDHSVGPLSYKTNFTMVPRISSRDYATHSAAVKGHFQATYSVYEGPRNVHTICIYLFSLISLMDTYMRNIHMRYYVFLFTVYNIRDPFSHDTRVPGSPSHSYYIANFYERFTPDASSIINRDSPADNDFRPISRSICSSNALTWIGQNRRFYVYVSVVVANRIGRNLGMDFDDERFCVCQRRRTCVMFRTPLLTDVYSNCSLVEINQILNTPGTMPCLFYDRHTYYNTSVTYSICGNAVLNEGEQCDCGSHKACYADSCCQSDCRFTRGSICDRESCCINCTYSPAGTLCRSVHNICDLPEYCSGNGLHCPTDSYLQDGTPCSEEGYCYRGNCTDRSMHCKEIFGASARDGNQKCYDINKERYRFGHCQRAEESLLFTPCADRDKMCGRLQCTNITHLPHLQEHVSFHQSLIAGFSCFGLDEHRSTESTDVGRVRHGTPCSQTNFCDRGSCNGTLTELNYDCTPEKCNFRGVCNNHRNCHCHVGWDPPDCVGEGPGGSVNSGPPPRKMHTIRQSQLPVIYIRVVVGRIYVFIGSLLFGMAVRVAATKTIKLEDLQAALLRHGTSATAPK; from the coding sequence ATGTTATCTTGGACCTGGGGCATGAAGCCAGTGGAAAGACCTGTGACTCCCAGGCTCCCCCTCTTACTGGTAGCACTCTGGGTGCTGCTCCTGGTTCCAAGCCACTGTTTTCAAGGCCGTCCCACATGGCGTTTTATCTCATCAGAGGTGGTCATTCCTCAGAAGGAGACATACCATGGTAAGGGATTTCAACCACCAGGACGGCTCTCCTACAGCTTGCGTTTCAGGGGCCAGAGACACACCATCCACCTGAGAAGAAAGACACTTATTTGGCCCAGGCACTTGCTGCTGACAACTCAGGATGACCAAGGAGCCTTACAGATGGATTATCCATTTTTCCCTGCAGATTGTTATTATATTGGCTATCTAGAGGGGATTCCTCAATCCATGGTCACTCTGGATACTTGTTATGGGGGCCTGGATGGGGTCATAATGTTTGATGACCTTGTCTATGAAATCAAACCCCTCAATGATTCACACAGGTTCGAGCACTTTATTTCTCAGATAGTGGCTGATTCTGAAACAGTTGGGCCTATGAATGAATGGAAGCATGTGGACCATAGCGTAGGCCCCCTCTCCTACAAAACAAATTTCACTATGGTGCCCAGAATATCTAGTAGAGACTATGCTACACATTCAGCTGCTGTAAAAGGCCATTTTCAAGCAACTTATTCTGTATATGAAGGACCCAGAAATGTTCATACAATTTGCATATATTTGTTTTCCCTTATCAGTTTAATGGACACCTATATGAGAAATATCCATATGCGCTACTATGTCTTTCTCTTCACTGTGTATAACATAAGGGATCCATTTAGTCATGACACCAGAGTACCAGGAAGTCCGTCTCACTCATACTATATCGCAAACTTTTATGAAAGATTTACACCTGACGCTTCAAGTATAATTAATAGGGATTCGCCCGCAGATAATGACTTTAGACCTATTTCAAGGAGTATCTGTAGTTCCAATGCTCTAACCTGGATTGGTCAAAATAGACGattctatgtatatgtgtctgttgTAGTAGCCAACCGTATAGGGAGGAATTTAGGTATGGATTTTGATGATGAGAGATTCTGTGTTTGCCAGAGAAGGCGCACCTGTGTTATGTTCAGGACACCTCTGCTAACAGATGTTTACAGCAATTGTTCCCTTGTAGAGATAAACCAAATACTCAATACCCCCGGTACCATGCCGTGTCTTTTCTATGACCGTCATACTTATTATAATACATCAGTGACCTATAGTATTTGTGGCAATGCGGTACTAAATGAAGGTGAGCAATGTGACTGTGGCTCACACAAGGCATGTTATGCAGATTCCTGCTGCCAGAGTGATTGCAGGTTCACAAGAGGTAGCATTTGTGATAGAGAATCATGCTGCATAAACTGCACCTATAGTCCTGCTGGGACACTCTGCAGAAGTGTCCACAACATATGTGATCTTCCAGAGTACTGCAGTGGGAATGGACTCCATTGCCCAACAGACTCTTATCTGCAAGATGGAACACCATGCTCAGAAGAGGGTTACTGCTATCGAGGAAACTGCACCGATCGCAGTATGCATTGCAAGGAAATCTTTGGTGCAAGTGCTCGTGATGGCAATCAAAAGTGCTATGACATCAATAAGGAACGGTATCGATTTGGACATTGTCAGAGAGCAGAAGAAAGCCTCTTATTCACACCTTGTGCTGACAGAGATAAGATGTGTGGAAGGTTGCAGTGTACCAATATCACCCACCTACCACACTTGCAGGAACATGTTTCATTCCATCAGTCACTTATTGCTGGGTTTTCCTGTTTTGGGCTCGATGAGCATCGTTCAACAGAATCAACAGATGTGGGACGGGTGAGACATGGTACTCCATGTTCCCAAACCAATTTCTGTGATCGAGGGTCTTGCAATGGAACTTTGACTGAACTGAATTATGACTGCACCCCGGAAAAGTGCAATTTTAGAGGAGTATGCAATAATCATCGGAATTGCCATTGTCATGTAGGTTGGGACCCTCCAGACTGCGTGGGAGAAGGACCTGGAGGGAGTGTAAACAGTGGACCCCCTCCACGTAAAATGCACACAATAAGACAGAGCCAACTACCAGTGATATATATAAGAGTGGTCGTTGGTCGTATTTATGTCTTTATAGGCTCATTGCTCTTTGGGATGGCTGTTCGTGTAGCAGCTACAAAGACTATCAAATTAGAAGACTTGCAGGCTGCTTTACTTCGGCATGGAACTTCAGCCACTGCGCCAAAGTAA